Proteins encoded together in one Astyanax mexicanus isolate ESR-SI-001 chromosome 10, AstMex3_surface, whole genome shotgun sequence window:
- the wnk1a gene encoding serine/threonine-protein kinase WNK1 isoform X4 produces MSESFRDKMVKFLSPPSKNTNSSSSDSLLGERIGPEVRRRHHTMERDQLKGEHRFVRRSVICDSNATALELPSIVFLLGSPPDCSAAPTEHGDEGTNSTASVELVLTDGPVVVKGQIAGDEEIVAEQRPVVSAGCDGGTKQVPSLEQQSKVLELESRNSVGAKSEKEEDDEDKEKARAEAEQREAEKKEQEDIEEVETKAVGTSPDGRFLKFDIEIGRGSFKTVYKGLDTETTVEVAWCELQDRKLSKSERQRFKEEAGMLKGLQHPNIVRFYDSWESPSKGKKYIVLVTELMTSGTLKTYLKRFKEMKIKVLRSWCRQILKGLHFLHTRSPPIIHRDLKCDNIFITGPTGSVKIGDLGLATLKRASFAKSVIGTPEFMAPEMYEEKYDESVDVYAFGMCMLEMATSEYPYSECQNAAQIYRRVTSGVKPGSFDKVAIPEVKEIIEGCIRQNKDERYSIKDLLNHAFFQEETGVRVELAEEDDGEVVAIKLWLRIEDVKKLKGKYKDNEAIEFSFDLHKDVPEDVAQEMVDSGYVCEGDHKTIAKAIKDRVALICRKREQRQLVREEQKRKQEEEKRSQVQDETHSQSSAAKPSVPALAPVPMETEEPEGELHQLQQPGALASTTSGIEAPSTITVAESHPGQPVLPSYVTMQADQQPQSSATAQNTHLQLSQHHGGIHTQNLPQAPHAQGNSSLASVPISHPGNTVPLQTILPAPVQPGMSLQHHTVPLDGIAAQQNSIQPLPPQSSLQAHPSVSQPLPPEQTQVQPVMIPPSAESGQSDAASGLSDGNEGRHEARSMKRHQRRSVRSRSRHDKMAKAKLIVLNISNIGDRVAECQLETHNRKMVTFKFDLDGDNPEEIAQIMVQSDFILESERESFIEQVREVIDTADVKGEAIKDSFSLVTSDSNQQVPEILTSNIPGVPPNVASQVVHSAGRRFIVSPVPEARLREFFGPPSASTSFGDDQPVSDAAPAGNTQEQSTLLPNSNQISSFPPQAGGPATQPVYHNAGIAVQNITVSVPVVTQGSSSPPTGPQLPRTGRMSPSPEQPVTQRRPSLPTPPYQLPETNSIVTPSTGDQLPGLATSVPQVPPVHSSTTAPLPAASTSHCGESEGETQGKSPGIEDIHALDKKLRSLFQDQGSSSSSSGPLDTSAEVAPTSSPPNTISSPPSGLTSSASHIPSPSLSLSSSGHYASGTFASQGQAGTSPVYVQTPQPDTGIQRLQSQTSVTVLPDGQIAAENTQPVVSPDGFKLGRFQVSVASDHVIDGAPSCQAGSSSSSTPTSSPPSSSVSSPENTLHKSQTLPKASFDHSIPDFLPVTAASTTVGRFQVTPSSDVTVGCFSVTPSGTEDTAETMKEEPFTSQDVRMSPASQSNSQCYISSDNDSEPEDEAFKIEIKQLRDRHMTEIQTLHSKQKKELEELYARMGKPRPSVVAPSAVAVAGGRRRPTKGKGSKSSRSGSNHGSPQQQGGKYSTQVRQSSISQSATGKSPVPQSMTVQDTQSEGNANKAENGSSSATNLPRKGTFTDDLHQLVDDFARDAMSQAQVKKSAKQNAHGHDTMPRKFSAPQLCSMGSHVSTSSNPGTGRKGSLCLTSQQYTYPNAPYATPQWTGPAAGHAQVGLLQPTATNALQQGFHITTGPHKPGSNGSGTNMQTTQAS; encoded by the exons ATGTCTGAAAGCTTCAGAGACAAAATGGTTAAGTTCCTGTCACCCCCTTCGAAGAACACCAACAGCTCCAGCTCGGACTCGCTGTTAGGTGAAAGGATTGGTCCTGAAGTCCGTCGCCGCCATCACACAATGGAGAGAGACCAGCTAAAAGGCGAGCACCGCTTTGTTCGTCGCAGTGTTATTTGTGACTCCAATGCCACAGCACTGGAACTTCCCAGCATAGTCTTCCTACTAGGCTCACCACCAGATTGCTCCGCTGCACCCACTGAGCATGGTGATGAAGGGACCAACAGCACTGCCTCAGTTGAACTGGTTTTGACTGATGGACCAGTTGTAGTGAAGGGGCAGATTGCTGGTGATGAAGAGATAGTTGCGGAGCAGAGGCCTGTGGTGTCGGCGGGTTGTGATGGGGGAACGAAGCAAGTGCCTTCGCTTGAACAGCAGAGCAAGGTGTTGGAACTGGAGTCAAGGAATAGTGTAGGAGCAAAATCTGAAAAGGAGGAAGATGATGAAGATAAGGAAAAGGCTCGAGCGGAGGCAGAACAACGTGAAGCAGAGAAAAAGGAACAAGAGGACATAGAAGAGGTCGAGACGAAGGCTGTTGGAACATCACCTGATGGTCGATTTTTAAAATTTGATATTGAAATTGGACGTGGCTCATTCAAGACCGTATATAAAGGATTGGATACAGAGACTACTGTGGAAGTGGCATGGTGTGAACTTCAG GACCGTAAATTATCCAAATCTGAGAGACAACGCTTTAAAGAGGAGGCTGGAATGCTGAAGGGTCTCCAGCACCCCAACATTGTGCGCTTCTATGATTCCTGGGAATCTCCCTCCAAGGGGAAGAAATACATTGTGCTTGTGACAGAGCTTATGACCTCTGGGACCCTGAAGAC GTATTTAAAGCGGTTTAAAGAGATGAAGATTAAAGTCTTGCGTAGTTGGTGTCGACAGATTCTGAAAGGGCTGCACTTCCTTCATACCAGATCTCCTCCAATCATTCACCGTGACCTCAAGTGTGACAACATCTTCATTACTGGCCCTACTGGATCTGTCAAGATTGGAGACCTGGGCCTCGCCACCCTCAAAAGGGCTTCTTTTGCCAAGAGTGTCATAG GTACCCCTGAGTTCATGGCGCCTGAGATGTATGAAGAGAAGTATGACGAGTCAGTGGATGTCTATGCCTTTGGGATGTGTATGCTGGAGATGGCTACTTCTGAGTACCCGTACTCCGAGTGCCAGAATGCGGCACAGATCTATCGCAGAGTGACCAGC GGGGTAAAGCCTGGCAGTTTTGATAAGGTCGCAATTCCTGAAGTCAAGGAAATCATCGAAGGATGCATTCGTCAGAACAAAGATGAGAG ATACTCTATCAAGGACCTGTTAAACCATGCCTTTTTTCAAGAAGAGACTGGTGTCCGTGTTGAGCTGGCCGAAGAGGATGATGGGGAGGTGGTTGCCATCAAACTGTGGTTGCGCATTGAGGATGTTAAAAAACTTAAAGGCAAATACAAGGATAACGAAGCGATTGAGTTTTCCTTTGATCTCCACAAAGATGTCCCAGAAGATGTGGCACAAGAGATG GTTGACTCAGGCTATGTGTGTGAGGGTGACCATAAGACAATAGCAAAGGCCATAAAGGACCGCGTGGCTTTGATCTGCAGGAAGAGGGAACAACGGCAGCTGGTGCGGGAAGAGCAGAAGAGGAAGCaggaagaggaaaagagaagTCAGGTTCAGGATGAAACCCATTCTCAGTCCTCTGCAGCAAAGCCTTCTGTGCCCGCTTTAGCGCCAGTTCCCATGGAGACAGAGGAGCCAGAGGGGGAGCTGCACCAGCTGCAGCAACCTGGGGCCCTGGCATCAA CCACTAGTGGTATTGAAGCCCCGTCCACCATTACTGTTGCTGAGTCCCATCCTGGTCAGCCAGTTCTACCTTCATATGTTACTATGCAGGCTGACCAGCAGCCTCAGTCATCTGCAACTGCACAAAACACTCATCTCCAACTTTCCCAGCATCATGGTGGGATCCATACACAGAACCTG CCTCAAGCTCCCCATGCTCAAGGCAACAGTTCTTTGGCCTCAGTCCCCATTTCACATCCTGGAAATACTGTTCCACTGCAG ACCATTCTGCCAGCTCCTGTTCAACCTGGTATGTCCCTGCAGCACCATACAGTACCACTAGATGGGATTGCTGCTCAGCAGAACTCCATTCAACCTTTACCACCACAAAGCTCACTTCAG GCTCATCCCAGTGTGTCTCAGCCTCTTCCTCCAGAGCAGACTCAAGTACAGCCAGTCATGATTCCACCATCTGCAGAGAG TGGTCAGTCTGATGCAGCCTCAGGGCTGAGTGATGGGAATGAGGGCAGGCACGAAGCTCGCTCTATGAAGCGCCACCAGCGTCGCTCTGTACGCAGCCGCTCACGCCATGACAAAATGGCCAAGGCTAAGCTCATTGTTCTCAAT ATTTCCAATATTGGTGACAGAGTTGCTGAATGTCAGTTGGAAACCCACAACAGGAAAATGGTGACATTTAAGTTTGATCTGGATGGTGACAACCCTGAAGAAATCGCACAAATTATG GTCCAGAGTGACTTCATCCTGGAGAGTGAGCGGGAGTCCTTTATCGAGCAAGTTCGGGAGGTTATAGATACAGCAGATGTGAAAGGGGAAGCTATAAAGGACAGCTTTTCactg GTAACGAGTGACTCAAATCAGCAGGTGCCAGAGATATTAACTTCTAATATTCCTG GTGTGCCACCAAATGTGGCATCACAAGTGGTGCACTCAGCAGGACGACGTTTCATTGTCAGCCCTGTGCCAGAAGCAAGACTACGGGAATTCTTTGGCCCTCCCTCTGCTAGCACATCCTTTGGAGATGATCAGCCAG TGTCTGATGCTGCCCCAGCTGGTAATACACAAGAGCAGAGCACACTGCTTCCAAATTCAAACCAGATCTCTTCATTTCCTCCTCAAGCTGGAGGTCCTGCGACTCAACCTGTTTATCATAATGCAGGGATTGCTGTACAGAATATTACGGTCAGTGTTCCTGTAGTAACTCAAGGTTCCTCATCACCACCTACTGGTCCTCAACTACCAAGAACAGGCAGGATGTCGCCTTCCCCAGAACAGCCTGTTACTCAGCGTCGCCCCTCGTTACCCACCCCACCTTACCAACTGCCTGAGACCAACAGCATTGTTACACCTTCTACTGGTGACCAGCTGCCTGGTCTTGCTACTTCCGTCCCACAAGTTCCACCTGTCCACTCGTCCACTACCGCACCTCTGCCTGCAGCTTCTACCAGCCACTgcggagagagcgagggagaaacacaaggaaAGTCACCAGGTATTGAAGACATTCATGCTTTGGACAAGAAGCTCCGCTCTCTCTTCCAGGACCAGGGTTCTTCCTCCAGTTCTTCAGGACCGCTTGATACTTCTGCTGAAGTGGCCCCCACCTCCTCACCTCCCAACACAATCAGCTCTCCTCCTTCTGGCCTGACTTCCAGTGCAAGCCACATACCATCACCAAGTCTGTCCCTGAGCTCAAGTGGACACTATGCCTCTGGCACCTTTGCCTCTCAAGGCCAAGCAGGAACATCTCCTGTATATGTGCAGACTCCTCAGCCTGATACTGGCATTCAAAGGCTACAG tCTCAGACATCAGTCACTGTACTCCCAGATGGACAAATTGCTGCAGAGAACACACAACCTGTGGTATCCCCAGATGGTTTTAAACTTGGCCGATTTCAG GTTTCTGTGGCCAGCGATCATGTTATTGATGGTGCTCCTTCTTGCCAAGCCGGGTCCTCATCTTCTTCCACCCCAACTTCATCACCCCCCTCCTCATCAGTCTCAAGTCCTGAAAACACTCTTCACAAGTCCCAAACTTTACCAAAAGCAAGCTTTGATCACAGCATTCCAGACTTTCTCCCAGTCACTGCTGCTTCTACAACAGTTGGTCGCTTTCAGGTGACCCCTAGTTCTGATGTCACAGTGGGATGTTTCTCAGTTACTCCGTCTGGCACAGAGGATACTGCTGAAACTATGAAGGAGGAACCTTTCACCAGTCAGGATGTTCGAATGTCACCAGCCAGCCAGTCCAATTCCCAGTGCTACATAAGCAGTGACAATGACTCCGAGCCAGAGGACGAAGCTTTCAAAATTGAGATCAAGCAGCTCAGGGACAG ACATATGACTGAGATCCAGACCTTGCATTCTAAGCAGAAGAAAGAACTTGAGGAGCTGTATGCACGAATGGGCAAACCACGACCTTCTGTGGTGGCACCTTCCGCAGTAGCTGTAGCAGGCGGTCGGCGGAGGCCCACTAAAGGCAAGGGTAGCAAGTCGAGCCGCAGTGGCAGCAATCACGGCAGTCCCCAGCAACAAG ggGGCAAATATTCCACACAAGTCAGGCAGTCTTCAATCAGTCAGTCAGCAACAGGAAAGAGTCCAGTTCCCCAAAGTATGACTGTTCAGGATACTCAGTCAGAAG gaaACGCAAATAAAGCAGAAAACGGTTCAAGTTCAGCCACTAATCTTCCCCGAAAAGGCACATTCACAGATGACCTCCACCAGCTGGTGGACGACTTTGCTCGGGATGCCATGAGCCAGGCTCAGGTCAAAAAAAGTGCAAAGCAAAATGCACACGGCCATGAT ACAATGCCTCGAAAGTTCTCTGCACCACAGCTTTGCTCTATGGGCAGTCATGTGTCCACTTCCTCTAACCCTGGTACTGGACGGAAAGGTTCCCTGTGTCTGACATCACAGCAGTACACTTATCCTAATGCCCCTTACGCCACACCACAGTGGACAGGGCCAGCAGCAGGACACGCTCAGGTGGGCTTGTTACAGCCCACAGCCACAAATGCCCTCCAACAGGGCTTCCACATAACGACTGGGCCTCACAAACCTGGAAGTAACGGTAGTGGAACTAACATGCAGACCACTCAGGCAAGTTGA